CTGCTCGGTCAGCGAGTCGGGGTCTAGGGGTGAAACGCCCTAGTTTTGGGGGATTGGGGGCGCAACGCGGCCCCCGAAAGGTATACACGATTTACTTGCGACCGAGTGATGCGCGCCTAGCTCATGCTAAAACCAGACCAATGATGTAgcttttggatatatatatatattcatttgtaTAAATGGtcatattttctttaatttatatattCGGTCTGCAATCTCGCGAGCTAAGAGATTAGACAAATGAATCTCCAAATTTGGGGGTGTAACAATATTGTATATACACCgtaatataaaataaatggaaAATGGGCTCTAAAAGAGTATTGATGATACTCAAAGTGGgctctaaaaaaatatatattatataaatatattcttaagaaaatgtataattaaaaattaaaaatttgttttttattaatgaattaaataagaaaattttaattaaaaaatcagacCTAAAAATCActtttttattgattaattaaaatcAGTTTTTTAATAAGAAATACATATATATTCAGTTTGGGGCTTTAGGGATTAGGGTTCATTCTTTTTTCAgcacaacaaagaagaagaagtttTGTGCGGCTGGGTTCCCCATCTAACCGACGGTGCAGTTGTTCTTGGTGGTTATGGTGCTCGACAACGGCTATGCTGCTGGTCGACCACGCTTTTCGATGCCTGGACAATCTTGGCCAAGGTTCTCGGTGGCGCTACAGGTGGTTCTCGGCGGTGCAGGGGTGCTCAGAGCTGCAAGAGGTCTCGACGCTGCAGGTGTTTTCGGCCACGACGGCGGTGGCAGCAGAGGTCTCGGTGGAATTTGAGAACCCACTAAAATCCAGGTTACTCTATTTCTTTCCCCTGATGCATTATTTTTTGTTAGAAAATCTGAATGTCTTTCCTTCTCTCACACTGCTTCTATCAATCTCCATGGCAACATGGAGGGCTCAGAACGGCGACAACTCAGGACAAATGGTGGGTCTCAGAGTGGTTGCGGCTTTGGACGAACGGCGGGGGTCAGCCCTCCGAAAGCTTCACACGGGCTCACTACTCATAGAGGTATAAGTCTAAATATCTTGGTTTATCTTGTTTGCTTTTTTATCTATTGATTGCTtttgtgttatgtttttttttttttttgtaaatctaTCATCTGTGTATGTTTATAACtctattgttttattttgattaagTTTTCAGTTTTGCATCTTTTGGATGATTGAGTTTTGTCAAATCTCAAATGTTGGTTACTTGGATTTATAGATATAGATAGAGATTTGTattccaactcttttgtttctGTTAGATATTTTGAATTGGTGATGTTATTTACTTATTCTTGTGATTGAGATTTATAACTTGTGAACATTAATTTGGATTAGATTTGGTGGGTGAGAAAATTATCATATCAATTTTCATTAATTTCAGTTTCTTGGAAGTTATCTCTGCTTAGTGCTCACGGTGGGTTTGTTTTTGTTTCAATAATTTCTTAACAATAATTATTTTCATTGCTGCAGTGACATTTTTCTTTGATTATTTTGATTTGTCACACTAATGGGCCATATACTTAAATTTGTGATTGGTTACTTGGATCATTACTTCTCTGTTTTTTAGTAAAAATATTTCACATGCTTTGTTGCTGAAATTGTGTTTATATTGGATATAATAATTCTGTATTTTGTGATTAGGTTGACATAATTTTAGTATAATAGTTTCATGAACTCTCTTTATTTTACTTGTTCTGAATTAATGTCTTGTTTttagtataaaaaaaaattcaaaactatCTTTATTTTACTTGTTTTGATTTAATGTCTTGtgtttttagtaaaaaaaaatcagaacTATCTTTATTTTACTTGTTTGGAATTAATGTCTTGTTCTTCATGGGAAATTAATTTCAAGGTAACAAGCAACTTaattcttagagttgtatttcaatTAACATTATGTATTTCCCTTAATATGATATTATCTCatacattattatttattcatgtaTCCATTTGCTTTGTCTTTGGCACGGGTGGCCATGGGAAATTGATATCACCATGAATGTTGGATTTTGGTTTGGACTTTATTTTCTACATTcttgtttgaatttgaatttttcttTTAGACTTATTAGATATTTAGACTATGCAATTTGGACTTTTTGGTGTGATTTCTCTATTATGTTGTGGACTTAGAATTGATTTGTGTTGTATTAGATTAGTCTATTACTCTATTAGACTTTTTTAACAATACAAATATTTAGTTTATCTTAAtctatgttatatattatattaaattgaACCAACTCATCATTAGTGAAAATAACAGAAAGTATGTTTCTTTGAGAATTTATCTATTGGCATTTAGCAGTAATGCTATTACACATATCAGCTTCTGACTATCACTAGCACAACCTTTTTTTCTATCTATTTTTGGCTCTCATTTTTTTCTTGGACCAATTAATAAATCTAATTTATTATTTAGGTTAGGTCAtttataaacaaaacaaaaaggaatgcAGTTATACAGTTAACTTAAACCTTTAAAAAATGTTCATGATTAAGCTTATTTATAAGCATTCAAGACTCAAATTTAACATGcttcttttatttgaaaaaagaaaTATGTTTAGTTATCCAATACAGATGGAATATGGCATGATACAATTTTAGCAAAACCATCAAACCATGGTAATGAAAAGTCAGCCCTTGATCCAAACTTTGGCCAAAGTATAGAGGCCTTGTTCAAGAGAGACCAATAACCTTTCCAGTAGTGGTGTCGAGATCGATTTCGTAGAAGCATGGCCTTGTAGGAAGTCCTGGAATTGTACTCATTGTTCCCACCAAAGGGTATATGAATCCAACCCCAATACTAGCCCTCACATCCCTTATTGGTAGGACAAAGCTGCTGAGGACTCCCTTCTTAGCTGCATTGTGTGAAAATGAATACTGAGTCTTGGCCATGCAGATGGGCAGACCTGAAAACCCTTGTCTGCTGTACATCTCAATCTGTTTCTCTGCCTATTTAGGCAAAAGAAAACTTTATTTCATGAGTTAAACATGTAAACTTTGCCATGAACTTCATCTACAATCACATTTTTTATTCACTCAGTATATTATATCACTAGGAAAATTTGTAGAATAACACAACATCACAAACCTTCTCTTTCATTCAGAAGTTTTGTTCTTAACAAAACATTGTTTCATTCTTAAATAGAACTTTCTGAAATCATGTTTGTTTAGGTTCTCACATCCATTATTAATTAATCTTTTAACAGCAATTCTTAAATCAAAAAGATTTACATGATATGAAAATGTTGTAGAAGCTTACCTGTTTTGAGTATACAACACCACTGGCACCATATGATCTTGCTATAGCCTCAATCTTGTCTTTGATATTGATATCCAAAGGATATAAAAACTTGAATGGTTGTGTAAGGTTCTCACAGGCCTTTTGAACAGCAATGCCTAGGTCTACCTGAACATCATAAATAAGTTTATTAGTTATAGAAGCCATTTCTACACACACACATATCATCTGTTATGTCAAGAAGATGAACATATATAGCAGATTAAACAATGCAAAATTAGTTAACAAAAATTGAATTATTGGATTCACTGGCTAAATTGATTTGTGGTTATGGACTATTGGACTTTTAACTAAGTTATGGTTTTTTTATGTGGATGTAGCTATTTGATTTGCAGGAAACGTTGGCTTGAAAGAAACAACCAAACTTCTTTTTGTAAGGACTGGAATCATTGGATGTAGTCATGATTGTAGTTTCACCATTCTTTTTGTAAACAAAGATGACTTCTTATCATCTAATTTACTTAGAGACTAGAATATTTGGCTTGTTATTTGTTGTCATCTTATTATGTTTCCTGGCTTTGTTCAAAGTCGTATGCTTGCTAATACATTAGCTCAGAACAATGATCCTAAATTTCATGTTTGTAAGCTATGGTGTGCTGCAACTCTATCATGCTCTTGTTTTCAACATGAAGATATTCTTCTGCACATGTTTATTGCTTCTaactttcatatatattttttccatGTCTTTTTGAGTGTGTGATTATACAAGTATTGATAATAATCAATCATAAATGATTCTTATATCTCTCTGTTTTCAGTTATTGCATGGGAAGAAAAATAAAGCACTAGGTCCCTGAAGATTGGGTCAGTGAATCTAGGAAGAGAGATGAAGTTGAGACAATAGGGAGGAGGACGAGGCAGCTGATTTAGGAGActaggtttattttattattaattattgttaaattttatgaacaatatgaatatttgctatgttaatgtattatgaatatgtacaattgttattttaataaactaatttgaatatttaatataatatttttatttttaatatatttgttttcaattatttaaattttaaataataatttcgataaataattatttaaaattgtatttaattaattaatttttttatttttttataaataaaatagtattaggggcgacattgtCGCCCCTGATAATATGCCACGTGCAAACATTTGGGGCGACAGAgtatagtattaggggcgacacgtcgcccctaatacttaATTATTAGGGGAGACATTGTCGCCCCTGATAATATGCCACGTGCAACCATTTGGGGCGACATAgtatagtattaggggcgactaatggagtatcaggggcgacatatcgacaaaaataattcaaaattttcaaatttttgaggcAACATTTCAACTTTTAGGGGCGACCCTCGAGTCGCCCCTAATGTACCCTTCAGGGTCATTTTTCCACGGGCGACTAATCAGGGGCGACTTTTCGGGTTATTAGAAAactcatttttgttgtagtggggTTCAACACCTGTGTAGTGTCATGTGTAGCCTCCTCTTCTGGTGCAGCTGCATCAGTGTGAGGTCTTTTCCTCGTCGGATCGGTGTAGTCCTTAAACCAATCTGGCTTGCATCTTTGGCATCTAGTCCTCTGAAACcgaaccccagcaacatcctcagggttgacaatcACGACTCTCAGAGTCGTagcatcaggtgtcacaatgatggaAGGAGGCatggttggatcatcaacatagtccaaaggaatatccagtgactctgagtctgaatcttcattggagcccctcggtttctccttaaTAAACGTTAGGATCTGACCGTTTGCATCCAAGATCATTGACTGGTTCTTCAGTAGGGTCTTCTGTCGACCCTCGACACTAtccaaccgctcaatcaagtcggcGAGCTCAGGGGCTGAGGCAGGGGTTGGGGTTGGGGCTAAGGCTGAGGCTGGGGCAACAGGATGGGTGGGACCTGCAACTTCCTCCTCCGGGGAAGCATCATCAAATATCTCTGcgattttctcaaaagtcgcatcctcctcctcatcagcgtccgagggatcctggccaagcccatgataaaggggaagatctccctctgtcaacgacaaataatagtctttt
This genomic interval from Humulus lupulus chromosome 8, drHumLupu1.1, whole genome shotgun sequence contains the following:
- the LOC133793530 gene encoding formate--tetrahydrofolate ligase-like, which gives rise to MYSRQGFSGLPICMAKTQYSFSHNAAKKGVLSSFVLPIRDVRASIGVGFIYPLVGTMSTIPGLPTRPCFYEIDLDTTTGKVIGLS